The Mycoplasmoides genitalium G37 genomic sequence TTTTTACCACTTTATAACCACTTCTGTGTTTTACCTAAAAACTTGTTGTTAGCTAGTCAAGATTTGGGTTATAACTGGATTTACAGCTTTGTGAAAGTAGTAATTCCTTTTTCTAAAACCGCAATGTTATCAGGAATTGCTTTAACTTTTTTCCCTGCTTTAACTTCAGTTGCAATTGCTCAGTTTTTAGATAACTCTAACCAAGCCGAAACCCTTGGTAACTACATATTTACCTTGGGTAATAATGGTTATGATAGTGCAATTGAAAGAGGCAGAGCTGCTGGAGCAATTATTATTGCTGCTTTAATTACTTTTGCAATTTACTTTACTGTTGTTTTTTTGCCTAAAATTGTCCGTATTGTTCATAACAAATGAAAACAACATGAAAAAGCATTTTAAGAATTTAATTAAAAACAGTTATTTCTTTCTGTTAATAACTTTAATCTATTTACCACTTTTAATAGTTGTACTTGTTAGTTTAAACGGTTCTTCTTCAAGAGGAAATATAGTGCTTGATTTTGGTAATGTTTTAAATCCTAATCCTGATTCTAAATCTGCTTATTTAAGATTAGGTGAAACTGATTTTGCAACACCACTAATAAATTCAATCATTATAGGTGTGATCACTGTTTTAGTGTCTGTTCCTATTGCTGTTATCAGTGCGTTTGCGCTTTTAAGAACAAGGAATGCTTTAAAAAAGACAATCTTTGGAATTACTAATTTTTCTTTAGCAACTCCTGATATTATTACTGCTATCTCTTTAGTGTTGTTATTTGCTAACACTTGATTAAGTTTTAACCAGCAGTTAGGTTTTTTTACCATTATTACTTCCCATATCTCTTTTTCAGTGCCTTATGCATTGATTTTGATTTACCCTAAAATTCAAAAATTGAATCCTAATTTAATTCTTGCTTCTCAAGATTTAGGCTATTCGCCTTTAAAAACTTTTTTCCATATTACTCTACCTTATCTAATGCCAAGTATTTTTTCAGCAGTACTAGTAGTATTTGCAACTAGTTTTGATGATTATGTAATTACCTCTTTAGTACAAGGATCAGTAAAAACTATAGCAACTGAACTCTATTCATTTAGAAAAGGAATTAAAGCATGGGCAATCGCCTTTGGGTCTATTCTCATATTGATTAGTGTCTTAGGAGTCTGTTTAATAACCCTGCAAAAGTATTTAAGGGAAAAAAGAAAGGAAATAATCAAAATAAGACAATGAAAAAACAGTTAAAATATTGCTTTTTCTCACTTTTTGTTAGTCTC encodes the following:
- a CDS encoding ABC transporter permease, giving the protein MKKHFKNLIKNSYFFLLITLIYLPLLIVVLVSLNGSSSRGNIVLDFGNVLNPNPDSKSAYLRLGETDFATPLINSIIIGVITVLVSVPIAVISAFALLRTRNALKKTIFGITNFSLATPDIITAISLVLLFANTWLSFNQQLGFFTIITSHISFSVPYALILIYPKIQKLNPNLILASQDLGYSPLKTFFHITLPYLMPSIFSAVLVVFATSFDDYVITSLVQGSVKTIATELYSFRKGIKAWAIAFGSILILISVLGVCLITLQKYLREKRKEIIKIRQWKNS